In Thermodesulfovibrio thiophilus DSM 17215, the following are encoded in one genomic region:
- a CDS encoding ketopantoate reductase family protein codes for MRILVFGLGAIGTVFATSLKASGHEVFGLTKEKYIAKIKNNLLKIYGVFGQKQAKLDGIFTDIQHIKSYPIDLVIVCVKAYDTELVINQLKSILTQNTVVLLAQNGYGNYEIASSLIGKERVILSRIIFGAKTIEIGVAEVTVFADDIVIGQPDNAISEEKLKEIDNAFNKAGLPTRVSKDVYAILWDKIIYNSALNPLGAILECTYGVLADNEETRLIMNKIIEEIFYTTKAKGIKLNWTDYKEYLSYFYENLLPPTVKHFPSMYYDIKQGKKTEIDALNGAIVRLANECNLSVPVNKIITNFIRVKENLIKK; via the coding sequence ATGCGTATTTTAGTTTTTGGATTAGGTGCTATTGGAACTGTTTTTGCAACATCTCTTAAAGCCTCAGGACATGAGGTATTTGGATTAACAAAAGAAAAATATATTGCAAAAATAAAGAACAATCTATTAAAAATTTATGGAGTTTTTGGGCAAAAACAGGCTAAGCTGGATGGTATTTTTACTGATATCCAGCACATAAAGAGCTATCCAATTGACCTTGTAATAGTTTGTGTAAAAGCTTATGATACAGAGCTTGTAATAAATCAGCTTAAAAGTATTCTGACACAGAATACTGTGGTATTGCTGGCCCAGAATGGATATGGAAATTATGAAATAGCGAGTTCTTTAATTGGTAAGGAAAGAGTGATTCTTTCAAGAATTATATTCGGTGCCAAAACTATTGAGATAGGAGTTGCAGAAGTAACTGTATTTGCTGATGATATTGTTATCGGGCAACCTGATAATGCAATTTCTGAAGAAAAATTAAAAGAGATTGACAATGCTTTTAATAAAGCAGGACTTCCTACAAGAGTGTCTAAAGATGTTTATGCCATACTGTGGGACAAAATTATTTATAATTCAGCTTTGAATCCTCTAGGAGCTATTCTTGAATGTACATATGGAGTGCTTGCAGACAATGAAGAAACAAGGTTAATAATGAATAAAATAATTGAAGAGATTTTTTATACAACTAAAGCAAAAGGAATAAAACTTAATTGGACGGATTATAAAGAATATCTCAGCTATTTTTATGAAAATCTGCTTCCTCCAACAGTAAAACATTTCCCTTCAATGTATTATGATATAAAACAAGGTAAAAAAACCGAAATAGATGCATTAAATGGAGCCATTGTAAGACTTGCAAACGAGTGTAATTTATCAGTCCCTGTAAATAAAATAATTACAAATTTTATAAGAGTAAAAGAAAATTTAATAAAAAAATAG
- the acs gene encoding acetate--CoA ligase alpha subunit translates to MIDFIFNPSSIAVIGASAEEKKVGYAILKNLINGYKGKIYPVNPGRTEIFSLPCYPSVSAIPDKVDLAIIVIPAKAVKESLKDCAQAGVKGVIVITAGFKEVGGDGVTREGEIVEIVRSSGMKMVGPNCLGVINTTNKMNASFAPDLPPDGRVALFSQSGALGVAIIDWAVENNFGFSKFVSFGNKADLNEIDFLEYFAKDPDTDVIIGYIEDVIDGKKFLQIAREVTKVKPVILIKSGATVAGARAASSHTGALAGSDRAFTEAFRKTGIIRVSSIQELFETAEMFISKRNPKGRRLLIITNAGGPGIIAADTADKMGIKLDPMTRNSIDAIAEKLPSTVSLYNPVDIIGDATSERYQIVLDQALKDEVVEGVCVILTPQAVTDVDNIADVIVNSSQNTDKPVFATFIGGKRVKNAITKLKNMRIPCFSDPSIAINAYRRLIDFVEMNNKKMSDGSPIKMPEENIKKVAEILQKLQTQGISEIGGEEAMQILSLYGFSFPERALAKTPMEAVAIAERIGYPVVMKVSSPHILHKTDVGGVKINLNNEKAVYNAFVEITTNVKRFMPDAYIEGVMIYEMVSGGKEVILGVSYDRSFGHMIMFGLGGIYVEVLKDVSFRIVPVSEEEAVEMINETKGSRILDGVRGEKPYDKADIASCIRKLSALVQDFPIIKEIDINPYMVFNNGGIGLDARIII, encoded by the coding sequence ATGATTGATTTTATTTTTAATCCATCTTCTATAGCTGTAATTGGTGCTTCTGCAGAAGAGAAAAAAGTAGGTTATGCTATTCTGAAAAATCTTATAAATGGGTACAAAGGTAAAATATATCCTGTAAATCCTGGAAGGACAGAGATATTTTCTCTTCCTTGTTACCCTTCAGTATCAGCGATACCTGATAAAGTAGATCTCGCAATTATTGTAATACCGGCTAAAGCAGTTAAAGAGTCCTTAAAAGATTGTGCTCAGGCAGGAGTGAAGGGTGTTATTGTAATTACAGCAGGTTTTAAAGAAGTTGGTGGAGATGGCGTTACAAGAGAAGGAGAGATAGTTGAAATTGTAAGATCATCAGGAATGAAAATGGTTGGTCCAAACTGTCTCGGTGTAATCAATACTACAAATAAAATGAATGCTTCTTTTGCTCCAGATTTACCTCCTGATGGAAGGGTTGCTCTATTTTCGCAATCAGGAGCATTAGGCGTTGCAATAATAGACTGGGCAGTAGAGAACAATTTCGGTTTTTCAAAATTTGTAAGTTTTGGTAATAAAGCCGATTTGAATGAAATAGATTTTTTAGAATATTTTGCAAAAGATCCAGATACAGATGTAATTATTGGTTATATTGAAGATGTTATAGATGGCAAAAAATTTTTACAGATAGCCAGAGAAGTGACAAAAGTCAAACCAGTAATACTTATCAAGTCCGGTGCAACAGTAGCAGGTGCAAGAGCTGCTTCTTCGCATACAGGAGCACTTGCAGGCTCTGATAGAGCTTTTACAGAGGCTTTCAGAAAAACAGGCATTATAAGAGTTTCTAGTATTCAGGAACTTTTTGAAACAGCTGAAATGTTTATTTCAAAAAGAAATCCCAAAGGTAGAAGACTTCTTATTATTACAAATGCAGGGGGTCCAGGAATAATTGCGGCAGATACAGCAGATAAAATGGGAATAAAACTTGACCCAATGACCAGAAATTCAATAGATGCCATAGCAGAAAAACTTCCCTCAACAGTATCTCTTTATAATCCTGTTGATATAATTGGTGATGCCACATCAGAGAGATATCAAATTGTTCTTGATCAAGCTCTGAAAGATGAGGTTGTAGAAGGAGTTTGTGTGATACTTACGCCTCAGGCAGTTACCGATGTTGACAACATTGCAGATGTAATAGTAAATTCATCTCAAAATACAGATAAACCTGTTTTTGCAACATTTATTGGTGGTAAGAGAGTAAAAAATGCTATAACTAAACTTAAAAATATGAGGATTCCATGTTTTAGTGATCCTTCTATTGCAATTAATGCATATAGAAGACTCATTGATTTTGTTGAAATGAATAATAAAAAGATGTCTGATGGAAGTCCTATAAAAATGCCAGAAGAAAATATTAAAAAAGTAGCTGAGATATTGCAAAAGTTGCAGACACAGGGAATTTCTGAGATAGGTGGAGAAGAGGCAATGCAGATACTGTCTCTTTATGGATTTTCTTTTCCTGAAAGAGCGCTTGCAAAAACGCCTATGGAGGCAGTCGCTATAGCAGAAAGGATTGGTTATCCAGTTGTTATGAAGGTTTCCTCTCCGCATATTCTTCACAAAACTGATGTTGGTGGCGTAAAGATAAATCTTAATAATGAGAAAGCAGTTTATAATGCTTTTGTTGAGATTACAACAAATGTTAAAAGATTTATGCCCGATGCATATATAGAAGGTGTGATGATATATGAAATGGTTTCTGGTGGTAAAGAAGTTATTCTTGGCGTGAGTTATGATAGAAGTTTCGGTCATATGATTATGTTTGGGCTCGGAGGAATTTATGTGGAAGTGCTTAAAGATGTTTCTTTCAGAATAGTCCCTGTATCTGAAGAAGAAGCAGTTGAGATGATAAATGAAACTAAAGGAAGTAGAATTCTTGATGGAGTAAGAGGTGAAAAACCTTATGACAAAGCAGATATAGCGAGTTGCATTAGAAAACTTTCTGCACTCGTTCAGGATTTCCCCATAATTAAAGAGATTGATATTAATCCATATATGGTATTCAATAATGGTGGAATTGGACTGGATGCAAGAATAATAATTTAA
- the rsfS gene encoding ribosome silencing factor yields MTLTTKEKAIKIAALLDNKKANDIKILEVKELTIITDYFVICSADSTTQVKALTEHLEETMKLEGFKLFGIEGVSNARWILMDYGDVIVHIFLEETRRYYDLERLWLDAPRITFEGTNVYKRPVMYR; encoded by the coding sequence ATGACACTAACTACAAAGGAAAAAGCAATTAAAATTGCAGCTTTACTTGATAATAAAAAGGCAAATGATATTAAAATTCTTGAAGTTAAAGAATTAACAATAATAACAGATTACTTTGTAATCTGTTCTGCTGATAGCACAACTCAGGTTAAAGCTTTAACAGAACATTTAGAAGAAACAATGAAATTAGAGGGGTTCAAACTTTTTGGAATAGAAGGCGTTTCAAATGCACGCTGGATTTTAATGGATTATGGTGATGTTATTGTTCATATTTTTTTGGAAGAAACAAGACGATATTATGATCTTGAAAGACTATGGCTTGATGCACCACGAATTACTTTTGAGGGAACTAACGTATATAAACGCCCTGTAATGTATAGATGA
- the argB gene encoding acetylglutamate kinase, translating into MNDFEQALLEKANILVEALPYIRKFYGKTFVIKYGGAAQKEPELKQAFAQDIVLLNFIGINPVVVHGGGPKITELMKKLGKNPTFIHGHRVTDKETMEIVEMVLGGVINKEIVQLINSHGGKAVGLTGKDGNLLKTTKKNIKINNEEIDLGFVGEIEEVCVDVLESLQNRGFIPVIAPIGFDKKGQSYNINADTVASAIAVAVKAEKLILLTDVKGISDENNNLISTLNNEDAIKFIEAEIISGGMIPKVYACLNALKGNVRKTHIIDGRIPHSLLLEIFTKKGVGTEIVL; encoded by the coding sequence ATGAATGATTTTGAACAGGCTCTTCTTGAAAAAGCCAATATCCTTGTTGAAGCTCTTCCATATATAAGAAAATTTTACGGAAAAACATTTGTCATAAAATATGGTGGTGCTGCTCAAAAAGAGCCTGAACTGAAACAGGCTTTTGCTCAGGATATTGTCTTACTCAATTTTATCGGAATAAATCCTGTTGTTGTTCATGGTGGTGGTCCCAAAATTACTGAACTCATGAAAAAACTCGGTAAAAACCCTACGTTTATTCATGGACACAGAGTAACTGATAAAGAAACCATGGAAATTGTTGAGATGGTTCTTGGTGGTGTTATAAATAAGGAAATCGTTCAACTCATTAATTCTCATGGTGGAAAAGCTGTTGGACTTACAGGGAAAGATGGTAATCTTTTAAAAACAACTAAAAAAAATATAAAAATCAATAATGAAGAAATTGATCTAGGATTTGTTGGTGAGATAGAAGAAGTTTGCGTGGATGTTCTTGAAAGCTTACAGAATAGAGGTTTTATTCCAGTTATAGCACCGATAGGATTTGATAAAAAGGGGCAGAGTTATAATATAAATGCTGATACAGTTGCTTCTGCTATTGCTGTCGCAGTAAAAGCTGAAAAGCTCATACTTCTTACAGATGTTAAAGGAATAAGTGATGAAAACAATAACCTTATTTCCACTCTTAATAATGAAGATGCAATAAAATTTATAGAGGCAGAAATTATTAGTGGTGGAATGATTCCTAAAGTCTATGCATGCCTTAATGCCCTTAAAGGCAATGTGAGAAAAACGCATATAATAGATGGAAGAATTCCACACAGTCTGCTTCTTGAAATTTTTACTAAAAAAGGAGTTGGCACAGAGATTGTTCTCTAA
- a CDS encoding penicillin-binding protein 1A encodes MKIKIIIITVIVFIAFVAGAGFALFRDIPSIKDFDKVKMPQGTKVYAEDGRLIGEFKIQKGIYIPFKQIPKYLIDAVVATEDSRFWKHKGIDYIGIGRAVVTDILHMSLKEGGSTITQQLAKIMFLTPEKTLSRKIKEAYLAMKIEKELNKEKILELYLNNVYFGHGAYGVEMASRIYFGKSVHQITLPEAALLAGLIRAPNIYSPYNDLVKAKQRQEVVLERMESEELITPNERKRSFSQPIHLSSLRISTENYNYFLEYVRKQLEENFDIEKIYKGNLKVYTTLDPQAQISAQRALQEGLRDIDKRIGWRGPVDKVSIKKEEKEEEKIAFYPSQGDIARGVVLSVSSNQAIIKARGLKGRLLISDAMWASRVLDQAGKVKVIKNFKLTDILQPGDVIMVKFKAVGKEILFSLEQDTEIEGAIVALEPQTGYIRAMVGGYSFQKGEFNRAVFAKRQPGSAFKPFVYAAAIEKGFTPDSTIPDEPISYRTGLKEWSPSNYDGEFWGEISLRTALAYSRNVPTVKLAEMVGVNSIIELARRAGIKSEMPSDLTIALGSVSLSPLELTSAYAVFANGGKKIKPIAIKYVTDGLGKILVRNEPEVEDVLAAQVAYTVTNMLRDVISYGTGTRANIGRPVAGKTGTSNDFKDAWFVGYTPQLVAGVWVGYDDMRKSLAHGEAGGRVSAPIWAQFMKEALAKKEVQDFINPDTMQKPSEPSESDESDESLKTPSSTGVDSIMPK; translated from the coding sequence ATGAAAATTAAAATCATTATAATTACTGTTATTGTTTTTATAGCATTTGTTGCAGGTGCAGGATTTGCTTTATTTAGAGATATACCATCAATAAAAGACTTTGATAAAGTAAAGATGCCACAGGGAACAAAAGTCTATGCAGAGGATGGCCGTTTAATTGGAGAGTTTAAAATCCAGAAAGGTATATATATACCTTTCAAGCAGATTCCTAAGTATCTTATAGATGCTGTGGTTGCTACAGAAGACAGTCGTTTCTGGAAACATAAAGGTATTGACTATATTGGAATAGGCAGGGCTGTTGTAACAGATATTTTACATATGAGTCTTAAAGAAGGTGGTAGTACAATTACACAACAACTTGCGAAAATTATGTTCCTTACGCCTGAAAAAACTCTTTCACGAAAAATTAAAGAAGCCTATCTTGCAATGAAAATTGAAAAAGAATTAAACAAGGAAAAAATTCTTGAACTGTATCTTAATAATGTTTATTTTGGACACGGTGCATACGGGGTTGAGATGGCATCAAGAATATATTTTGGCAAGTCTGTACACCAGATAACACTTCCTGAAGCAGCTTTGCTTGCAGGACTAATAAGAGCACCTAATATTTATTCTCCATATAATGACCTTGTTAAAGCAAAACAACGTCAAGAAGTAGTTCTTGAAAGAATGGAAAGTGAGGAATTAATTACTCCTAATGAAAGAAAAAGATCTTTTTCTCAACCAATTCATTTAAGTTCGCTGAGAATTTCAACTGAAAATTACAATTATTTTCTTGAGTATGTGAGAAAACAGCTCGAAGAAAATTTTGATATTGAAAAAATATACAAAGGAAATTTAAAAGTTTATACAACTCTTGACCCTCAGGCTCAGATATCTGCTCAAAGAGCATTACAAGAAGGACTCAGAGATATTGATAAAAGAATTGGCTGGCGAGGTCCAGTTGATAAAGTATCAATAAAAAAAGAAGAAAAAGAAGAAGAAAAAATCGCCTTTTATCCTTCTCAGGGCGATATTGCAAGAGGGGTTGTTCTTTCTGTTTCAAGTAACCAGGCTATTATTAAAGCACGAGGACTCAAAGGAAGACTTCTTATAAGTGATGCTATGTGGGCAAGCAGAGTTCTTGACCAGGCAGGCAAAGTTAAAGTTATTAAAAATTTTAAACTGACAGACATATTGCAACCCGGAGATGTAATAATGGTTAAATTCAAAGCGGTGGGGAAAGAAATTCTTTTTTCTCTTGAGCAGGATACAGAAATAGAAGGAGCTATCGTAGCTTTAGAGCCACAGACTGGCTATATAAGAGCAATGGTTGGAGGATATAGCTTTCAGAAGGGGGAGTTTAACAGAGCAGTTTTTGCAAAGAGACAACCAGGGAGTGCCTTCAAGCCTTTTGTTTATGCTGCTGCCATAGAAAAGGGATTTACTCCTGATAGCACCATTCCTGATGAACCAATAAGTTATAGAACAGGGCTTAAAGAGTGGTCTCCCTCAAACTATGATGGAGAATTCTGGGGAGAAATATCATTGAGAACAGCTCTTGCCTATTCACGAAATGTGCCCACTGTAAAACTGGCTGAAATGGTAGGAGTGAATTCTATTATTGAGCTCGCCCGAAGAGCAGGAATAAAATCTGAAATGCCTTCTGACCTCACAATTGCTCTTGGAAGTGTTAGCCTTTCACCTTTGGAATTGACTTCAGCATATGCTGTTTTTGCCAATGGTGGTAAAAAAATTAAGCCAATTGCCATAAAATATGTTACTGATGGTTTAGGTAAAATTTTAGTTAGAAATGAACCTGAAGTAGAGGATGTTTTAGCGGCTCAGGTTGCTTATACTGTAACCAATATGCTAAGGGATGTAATTTCTTATGGAACAGGCACAAGAGCAAATATAGGTAGACCTGTTGCAGGAAAAACCGGAACCAGCAATGATTTTAAGGATGCATGGTTTGTAGGTTATACGCCCCAGCTTGTTGCAGGAGTATGGGTTGGTTATGATGATATGAGAAAAAGTCTTGCTCATGGAGAAGCTGGTGGCAGAGTATCTGCACCAATATGGGCTCAATTTATGAAAGAAGCTCTTGCTAAAAAAGAGGTGCAGGATTTTATTAATCCTGATACAATGCAGAAACCTTCTGAACCTAGTGAATCTGATGAATCTGATGAATCATTAAAGACTCCTTCATCCACAGGAGTTGATTCAATTATGCCAAAGTAA
- a CDS encoding NAD(P)/FAD-dependent oxidoreductase yields the protein MECEVLVVGGGPAGSTAARLLAEKRIDTILIEKNLSFNKPCGGGIPSAGLKEFDILYKLQTDIPFNRITRIKIVPPFSDPLEVDFHDGELLIFNRSKFDSFLRKLAEEKGAKLIEAELISIEDFRSKIKSNIKTKSGEIIQVISKYIIAADGVNSKICSLTGIPGPLYYWTVSFHAPEKLINKKDTCEFWFGSFHASFFYSWIFPGTDYLSIGTGSEDIKKLKNLITNFIERRFNGQIDVNSYKLRAYKIPIWEDRKFFKNNILFCGDALGTVMPISFEGIYYSMKSAQFASEAIIQKDLNLYERLWDERFLKQFSMMKKFQDIMFGSDEAIDKWLNIHRDPAVQEFAMALWLRKEHGSKLIPLYLKAFKSFISRIVTF from the coding sequence ATGGAGTGTGAAGTTTTAGTTGTTGGTGGCGGACCTGCTGGAAGCACTGCTGCAAGATTACTTGCTGAAAAAAGAATTGATACTATTTTAATTGAAAAAAATCTCTCATTTAATAAGCCCTGCGGAGGAGGAATCCCATCGGCAGGGCTAAAAGAGTTTGATATTTTATATAAACTCCAGACTGATATTCCATTTAACAGAATCACCAGAATTAAAATAGTTCCACCATTTTCTGATCCATTAGAAGTCGATTTCCATGATGGAGAACTATTGATTTTTAATCGCTCAAAATTTGATTCTTTTCTCAGAAAATTAGCTGAAGAAAAAGGAGCAAAACTTATTGAAGCTGAATTAATAAGCATTGAAGATTTCAGAAGTAAAATTAAATCAAACATTAAAACAAAATCAGGCGAGATTATACAAGTTATATCAAAATATATTATCGCTGCAGACGGGGTTAACTCAAAGATATGCTCTCTTACAGGTATTCCCGGGCCTCTTTATTACTGGACGGTAAGTTTTCATGCACCTGAAAAGTTGATTAATAAAAAAGATACCTGCGAATTCTGGTTTGGCAGTTTTCATGCTTCTTTTTTTTATTCATGGATTTTCCCTGGTACAGACTATTTATCTATTGGAACAGGTTCAGAAGATATCAAGAAACTGAAAAATCTTATTACAAATTTCATTGAAAGAAGATTTAACGGACAGATAGATGTTAATTCTTATAAACTCAGAGCTTACAAGATTCCCATATGGGAAGATAGAAAGTTTTTCAAAAACAATATTCTTTTTTGCGGAGATGCTCTGGGCACTGTCATGCCTATTTCATTCGAGGGAATCTATTACTCAATGAAATCTGCTCAATTTGCATCAGAAGCAATAATACAAAAAGATTTAAATTTATATGAACGCCTCTGGGATGAAAGATTCTTAAAACAGTTTAGCATGATGAAGAAGTTTCAGGATATTATGTTCGGTAGTGATGAAGCCATAGATAAATGGCTTAATATCCATAGAGACCCTGCTGTTCAGGAATTTGCAATGGCTTTATGGTTAAGAAAAGAACATGGTAGCAAACTTATTCCTCTATATTTAAAAGCCTTCAAAAGCTTTATTTCACGAATTGTAACTTTTTAA
- a CDS encoding DRTGG domain-containing protein — translation MIPIFIISNRAFTGKNFFALGLALTLKERGFKVGYIRPLGRIPLKKGDEVFDEEAVFIKELLGLEEPLNVISPFVFTYETQYRLFEGSDLKVKEKVLNSFSKQSTKDFVIVVGSNNIFEGFTLGIDAIGLLNETNGKVIAIQHWDSDLAMDDIFGIRQLVGDRFIGAVINKIVPEQFHHVKEKVIPFIEGKGIKILGVFKKDKFLEAVTVRRLMEAVNGGLVCCEDKLDEFVENLSIGAMDPETALSYFLRTPNKAVITGIHRTDIQIVAMETSTKCLILTGGMHVNETVSGIAKAKGIPIVVTPMDTFAAVDRMEKLMGKAVIREKDKAIKAKEVVSSEFDIEEFLRKIR, via the coding sequence ATGATTCCAATTTTTATAATATCAAATCGAGCTTTTACGGGGAAAAATTTCTTCGCATTAGGGTTGGCTCTTACTCTTAAGGAACGTGGATTTAAAGTGGGCTATATAAGGCCTCTTGGAAGAATTCCTTTGAAAAAAGGGGATGAAGTATTTGATGAGGAAGCAGTTTTTATAAAGGAACTATTAGGGCTTGAAGAACCCTTAAATGTGATATCTCCGTTTGTTTTTACTTATGAAACACAGTACAGACTTTTTGAGGGTTCAGATTTAAAGGTAAAAGAAAAAGTTCTTAATTCCTTTTCAAAACAGAGTACTAAAGACTTTGTGATAGTAGTTGGTTCTAATAATATATTTGAAGGTTTCACTCTTGGTATTGATGCTATAGGTCTACTAAACGAAACAAATGGAAAAGTTATAGCCATTCAACACTGGGATAGTGATCTAGCTATGGATGATATATTCGGGATAAGACAGCTAGTTGGTGATAGATTTATTGGTGCAGTTATAAATAAAATTGTTCCTGAACAGTTCCATCATGTTAAGGAAAAAGTAATTCCATTTATTGAGGGAAAGGGTATAAAGATTTTGGGAGTCTTCAAAAAGGATAAGTTTCTTGAGGCTGTTACAGTAAGAAGACTAATGGAAGCTGTAAATGGTGGTCTTGTATGCTGTGAGGATAAGCTTGATGAATTTGTTGAAAATCTTTCCATAGGAGCAATGGACCCTGAAACAGCACTTTCATACTTTTTAAGAACTCCAAATAAAGCTGTTATAACAGGAATTCACAGGACTGACATTCAAATTGTTGCAATGGAAACATCAACAAAGTGTTTAATTCTCACAGGTGGAATGCATGTGAATGAGACAGTCAGTGGAATAGCAAAGGCTAAAGGAATCCCGATTGTTGTTACTCCAATGGATACATTCGCAGCTGTTGATAGAATGGAAAAGCTTATGGGAAAAGCTGTAATAAGAGAAAAAGATAAAGCAATAAAAGCAAAAGAAGTTGTCAGTAGTGAATTTGATATAGAAGAATTTTTAAGAAAAATCAGATAA
- a CDS encoding RsmE family RNA methyltransferase, whose protein sequence is MSDRRICIQSSYIAPGVLLNLSMEDRKYLFNVMRCSHGDLISVTDGRGKSFKAKIINKATIEIIHEEELFTEDDFSIVLCQGILKGEKMETVIQKATELGVKKIVPFISERCVIRNTTKLERWKKIAKEATEQSGRSIIPEISDVINFSDLIKHIDNGIIFWEKERLPLIQSIHEINHKNSLFLLIGPEGGFSSEEVKQASEKGLKVASLGKRILRAETASIVSVGIVSFLMQNYDIIKK, encoded by the coding sequence ATGTCTGATAGAAGAATCTGTATTCAATCTTCCTATATTGCTCCGGGAGTTTTATTAAACCTTTCAATGGAGGATAGAAAATATCTTTTTAATGTTATGAGATGCTCGCATGGAGATCTAATCTCTGTTACTGATGGCAGGGGAAAAAGTTTTAAAGCAAAAATAATAAATAAAGCTACGATAGAGATTATTCATGAAGAGGAATTATTCACTGAAGATGATTTTTCAATAGTTCTATGTCAGGGAATACTTAAGGGTGAAAAAATGGAAACTGTCATTCAGAAAGCTACAGAGCTTGGAGTTAAAAAAATAGTACCTTTTATAAGTGAAAGATGTGTTATAAGGAATACAACTAAACTTGAAAGATGGAAAAAAATTGCAAAAGAAGCTACCGAGCAATCAGGAAGAAGTATTATTCCTGAAATAAGTGATGTTATAAATTTTTCTGATTTAATTAAACATATTGATAATGGTATTATTTTCTGGGAAAAAGAAAGATTGCCTTTAATACAGAGCATACATGAAATTAATCATAAAAATTCTTTATTTTTACTAATAGGACCAGAAGGAGGTTTCAGCTCTGAAGAAGTTAAACAGGCATCTGAAAAGGGATTAAAGGTTGCTTCTCTGGGAAAAAGAATACTGAGAGCAGAAACTGCGTCAATAGTATCAGTAGGTATTGTAAGCTTTCTCATGCAAAATTATGATATAATTAAAAAATGA
- a CDS encoding universal stress protein, translating into MKFQKILLPTDFSDESLYALSYAVDFAKMFNAKLYLLHVIYDIEKVSNLHIPHPSITELYKDLEAHAKRNLDSFGIEMREDLKNVESVVLKGIPYEEIIKFAKENDIDLIIIGTLPRSGVERFFVGSTTQRVIRNTPCPVLVVTKKQ; encoded by the coding sequence ATGAAGTTTCAGAAAATTCTTTTACCGACAGATTTTTCAGATGAGTCTTTGTATGCTCTTTCTTATGCAGTAGACTTTGCCAAAATGTTCAATGCAAAGTTATATTTACTTCATGTTATTTATGATATTGAAAAAGTTTCAAATCTTCACATTCCTCATCCATCAATAACCGAACTTTATAAAGATCTCGAAGCTCATGCTAAAAGAAACCTTGATTCATTTGGAATCGAGATGCGTGAGGACTTGAAAAATGTTGAAAGTGTTGTTTTAAAAGGCATTCCTTACGAAGAAATTATTAAATTTGCCAAAGAAAATGATATTGATTTAATTATTATTGGCACACTTCCAAGAAGTGGAGTAGAAAGATTCTTTGTAGGAAGCACAACTCAGAGAGTTATTAGAAATACTCCGTGTCCTGTTCTGGTTGTAACCAAAAAACAGTAA
- a CDS encoding energy transducer TonB — protein sequence MLWQEYFKPGKVVTEPVSVLIVPPTPPSSRATPSVKTPPPKTLEKLPPIREPRQPKDLTAIPKGNRGETTEKQKESASLQSLKTDRQFTELSQKNSPDLFDKDVIAKLSRRQKNKKDMEASSGLTFSTKEFNNWGYLERLKEKIERVWQYPPQAAERGIFGDLYLRFTIDKRGKLVSVELLRTSGYRMLDDAAIQALKDAEPFWPLPDDWEKNSLTITGHFIYTLQGVYIR from the coding sequence ATGTTGTGGCAGGAGTATTTTAAGCCTGGAAAAGTAGTTACTGAGCCAGTTTCTGTTTTAATTGTACCCCCTACTCCACCATCATCAAGAGCCACACCATCTGTAAAAACACCTCCTCCTAAAACTCTGGAAAAACTTCCTCCTATTCGAGAACCTAGACAACCAAAGGATCTCACTGCTATTCCAAAAGGAAATCGCGGAGAAACAACAGAAAAACAGAAAGAATCAGCGTCTTTACAGTCTTTAAAAACAGACAGGCAGTTTACAGAATTATCTCAAAAAAACTCTCCTGACCTCTTTGACAAAGATGTAATAGCAAAGCTTTCTAGAAGACAAAAAAACAAAAAAGATATGGAAGCATCATCAGGATTAACTTTTTCTACCAAAGAATTCAATAACTGGGGATATCTTGAACGACTTAAAGAAAAAATAGAAAGGGTCTGGCAGTATCCTCCTCAGGCTGCAGAAAGAGGTATATTCGGCGATCTTTATCTTAGATTTACAATTGACAAAAGAGGCAAACTTGTTTCTGTTGAACTCTTAAGGACATCTGGATATAGAATGCTTGATGATGCAGCAATTCAGGCATTAAAAGATGCTGAACCTTTCTGGCCATTGCCTGATGATTGGGAGAAAAACAGTTTAACCATAACAGGACATTTCATCTATACATTACAGGGCGTTTATATACGTTAG